A single window of Rhodamnia argentea isolate NSW1041297 chromosome 5, ASM2092103v1, whole genome shotgun sequence DNA harbors:
- the LOC115743662 gene encoding nematode resistance protein-like HSPRO2, producing the protein MVDFDCKTNVVSPDAPLNSPKVPSDKLPFLLPSTPFRSPAALTSASAPAVAAYEQYLRLPELRRLWGAREFPGWKAESLLRPALQALEITFRLVSTALSDPRPYANRLEWRRRLESLAASQIQLIADLVEDEGEEEGGAGGAPLVGLSSAGCELARGGSWAEVWRIPGGVAAAVSRASEASLLPRLATWHTSEDVAQRILYTIECEMRGCPYSLGLGEPNLTGKPALRYDDVCRPSELHSLKRNASSDQIESNHENQSLHTTHQILESWIYATNELLKRISERIEEKQFKKAASYCYLLERFWKLLAEIEDLHLLLDPEDFLRLKRDLAIRAETASFCFRSKGLVEITGKCKDLKHNVPRILGVEADPNGGPRLQEAAMRLYCEKGEAERIHLLQALQAVEGAVKRFFFAYKQVVAAVMGSLEARGDRAVASSETSDSLSQVFLESTYFPSLDAAKTFLGRMLSGGENAKGGRSSERGDSGRTRSLGKGA; encoded by the coding sequence ATGGTGGATTTCGACTGCAAGACGAATGTGGTCTCCCCCGACGCGCCCCTCAACTCCCCCAAGGTCCCCAGCGACAAGCTTCCTTTCTTGCTCCCCTCGACGCCGTTCCGATCCCCCGCGGCCTTGACGTCCGCCTCCGCTCCGGCCGTCGCCGCTTACGAGCAGTACCTGAGGCTGCCGGAGCTGAGGAGGCTCTGGGGCGCCCGGGAATTCCCGGGCTGGAAGGCCGAGTCGCTGCTCAGGCCCGCCCTGCAGGCCCTGGAGATCACCTTCCGGCTCGTCTCGACGGCGCTCTCCGACCCGAGGCCGTACGCCAACCGCCTCGAGTGGAGGCGGCGGCTGGAGTCCCTCGCCGCCAGCCAGATCCAGCTCATCGCCGACCTAGTGGAGGACGAGGGCGAGGAGGAGGGCGGCGCGGGCGGGGCTCCCCTCGTCGGCTTAAGCTCGGCCGGCTGCGAGCTGGCGCGGGGCGGCAGCTGGGCCGAGGTGTGGAGGATCCCCGGGGGTGTCGCCGCGGCGGTGAGCCGAGCGAGCGAGGCGAGCCTCCTGCCCCGGCTCGCTACGTGGCACACTTCGGAGGACGTGGCGCAGAGGATCCTGTACACCATCGAGTGCGAGATGAGGGGTTGCCCGTACTCTCTTGGGCTCGGCGAGCCGAACCTGACCGGGAAGCCGGCCTTGCGATACGACGACGTGTGCAGGCCTAGCGAGCTTCACTCTCTGAAGCGAAACGCTTCCAGCGATCAAATCGAGAGCAATCACGAGAACCAGTCGCTTCACACGACGCACCAGATTCTCGAATCGTGGATCTACGCCACGAACGAGCTCCTGAAACGGATCTCGGAGAGGATCGAAGAGAAGCAATTCAAGAAAGCCGCGAGTTATTGCTACTTGCTGGAGAGATTCTGGAAGCTTCTGGCGGAGATCGAAGACCTCCACCTCCTGCTGGACCCGGAGGACTTCCTGAGGTTGAAGAGGGACCTGGCGATCAGGGCCGAGACGGCGTCCTTCTGCTTCCGGTCGAAGGGCCTCGTCGAGATCACCGGCAAGTGCAAGGACTTGAAGCACAACGTGCCGCGCATCCTGGGCGTGGAGGCGGACCCCAACGGCGGGCCGAGGCTGCAGGAGGCGGCGATGAGGCTGTACTGCGAGAAGGGGGAGGCCGAGAGGATCCACCTGTTGCAGGCGCTGCAGGCGGTGGAGGGGGCGGTGAAGAGGTTCTTCTTCGCGTACAAGCaggtggtggcggcggtgatGGGGAGCTTGGAGGCGAGGGGGGACAGGGCGGTGGCGAGCTCGGAGACGAGCGACTCGCTGAGTCAGGTGTTCCTGGAGAGCACCTACTTCCCGAGCTTGGACGCTGCTAAGACGTTTCTGGGGCGGATGTTGAGCGGCGGCGAGAACGCCAAAGGTGGTCGGAGTTCGGAGCGGGGCGACTCTGGAAGGACTCGGAGTTTGGGAAAAGGAGCATAA
- the LOC115743661 gene encoding uncharacterized protein LOC115743661, which produces MELKVAANGLKSSHPITPYSLFHTQKRVPVSSLLGLNSARNPNVPCRLVHRTAPFGFHKSRNGWLKRFCCRSSEMFSGGEVSNQTSELALGTSVSMWGDGDCSDTMDVACAVADVSGHFLNMEAEGSGNRGFLDRSSCLKMDFLEPSLLGIWPTPPEWPERNKIVGIGIEMKAKSIEIPLSLRMIKRKKQQDMRTIAAREYECSSVEKAFASMVLIMREIQSYAMHTRENLYSEDLGEIVNKVHREINASSVWIFQQVFSQAPTLMVHVMILSADFSAYSVTHNMSNMSSEVSLETWMLVEDKGQENSKFSLTNGTIRASGHLDKSAAPEEKPSIVPGEKLGVSPSWTETLNVEETNLWSSIADEAAKMEALLRGGEIFDLEGMRKFLSPVSVEIETDDYEEYWRTDLLYQLNLSQDPYNPLLLSNYAHFLCLVYQDYRRAEECFKRAVQVEPLDAESLSRYADFLWMVKKDAWGAEERYQQAIAAEPENPYHASRYASFLWSSGGEETCYPLNYSSGDETRLSEADDAL; this is translated from the exons ATGGAGTTGAAGGTGGCTGCAAATGGCTTGAAATCCTCACACCCTATAACCCCCTACTCATTATTTCATACACAGAAAAGGGTCCCAGTTTCTTCCTTGTTAGGGCTTAACAGTGCCAGAAATCCTAATGTGCCCTGTAGATTAGTGCACAGAACAGCTCCTTTTGGCTTCCATAAATCAAGAAATGGCTGGCTCAAACGGTTTTGCTGCCGAAGTTCCGAGATGTTTTCGGGCGGAGAAGTGTCTAATCAGACTTCGGAATTAGCCCTAGGAACCAGTGTGTCCATGTGGGGAGATGGGGATTGCAGTGATACAATGGACGTTGCTTGTGCAGTGGCAGATGTTTCTGGGCATTTTCTGAACATGGAGGCGGAAGGTAGTGGAAATAGGGGTTTTTTGGATCGATCATCGTGCTTGAAGATGGATTTCCTGGAGCCATCGCTGCTCGGTATCTGGCCAACGCCACCGGAGTGGCCTGAGAGGAACAAAATCGTTGGAATCGGCATTGAGATGAAAGCGAAGAGCATCGAGATCCCCCTGTCTCTTAGGATGATAAAGAGAAAGAAGCAACAGGATATGAGGACCATTGCAGCAAGGGAATATGAATGCTCTTCAGTCGAGAAGGCTTTCGCTTCGATGGTGCTTATTATGAGAGAGATTCAGAGCTATGCCATGCACACGAGGGAGAATCTCTACAGTGAAGACTTGGGGGAGATAGTGAATAAGGTGCACAGAGAGATAAATGCATCTTCTGTGTGGATTTTCCAACAGGTGTTTTCACAAGCGCCAACTCTTATGGTGCACGTGATGATACTATCTGCTGATTTCAGCGCTTATTCTGTGACTCATAACATGTCGAATATGTCCTCTGAAGTATCTCTGGAAACTTGGATGCTGGTGGAGGATAAAGGtcaagaaaactcaaaatttagTTTGACAAATGGGACTATTCGAGCAAGTGGTCATCTCGATAAATCCGCCGCTCCAGAAGAAAAGCCTAGCATTGTTCCTGGCGAGAAACTGGGAGTTTCTCCATCATGGACTGAAACTTTGAACGTCGAGGAGACAAATCTGTGGAGCTCTATAGCGGATGAAGCAGCAAAGATGGAGGCATTGTTAAGGGGAGGCGAAATTTTCGATCTTGAAGGGATGAGGAAGTTCCTTTCACCAGTGTCTGTGGAAATTGAAACCGATGATTACGAGGAATATTGGAGAACAGATCTTCTGTACCAACTTAACTTGTCTCAGGATCCTTACAATCCCCTGCTGCTCTCTAACTATGCGCATTTTCTCTGCCTTGTATACCAAGACTACCGCAG GGCGGAGGAGTGCTTTAAGCGCGCTGTGCAGGTTGAGCCCCTGGACGCCGAGTCGTTGAGTCGGTATGCGGATTTCTTGTGGATGGTGAAGAAAGATGCGTGGGGAGCGGAGGAGAGATATCAGCAAGCAATCGCAGCTGAACCAGAGAATCCTTATCATGCGTCCAGGTACGCCAGCTTCCTCTGGAGTTCCGGAGGCGAAGAGACGTGTTACCCTCTTAACTACTCCTCGGGCGACGAGACTAGACTGTCGGAAGCAGATGATGCATTATAA
- the LOC115743666 gene encoding glycosylinositol phosphorylceramide mannosyl transferase 1, producing the protein MRRSLFNLNRRTAQRFKQLAMVSVGSVKIKLLLLCCIAFVLFLLAGRASVFNGEDAIGTSSNQFSDSRKGYAILINTWKRNDLLKQSISHYARCSSLDSIHIVWSEPDPPSESLKKFLNHVIQLNSKSGRRVELKFDINKEDSLNNRFKPIGDLKTDAVFSIDDDIIFPCSSVEFAFDVWRSAPDTMVGFVPRVHWIDQKGSADRYVYGGWWSVWWTGTYSMVLSKAAFFHKKYLDIYTNQMPASIREYVTRNRNCEDIAMSFLVANVTGAPPIWVKGKIFEIGSTGISSLGGHSEKRTVCVNRFAAEYRRMPLVSTTVKAVDSRDIWFW; encoded by the exons ATGAGAAGGAGCTTGTTCAACCTGAACCGCAGGACGGCGCAGAGATTCAAGCAACTTGCGATGGTGTCCGTGGGATCGGTGAAGATCAAGCTTCTTCTCCTGTGCTGCATCGCTTTCGTTCTGTTCCTGCTCGCCGGCCGTGCTTCGGTTTTCAACGGAGAGGACGCTATCGGCACTTCCTCGAATCAGTTCTCCGATTCTCG GAAAGGATATGCCATCCTGATCAACACGTGGAAGAGAAATGATCTTTTGAAGCAGTCCATTTCCCACTATGCCAGATGTTCATCTTTGGATTCTATTCATATTGTCTGGAGTGAACCAGATCCTCCATCAGAGTCTCTTAAGAAATTTTTGAATCATGTCATCCAGTTGAACTCTAAAAGTGGTCGGAGAGTCGAACTAAAGTTTGATATCAATAAGGAAGATAGTTTGAACAACAGATTTAAGCCCATTGGTGATCTGAAAACAGATGCTGTTTTCTCAATCGATGATGACATTATATTTCCTTGTTCATCAGTAGAGTTTGCTTTTGATGTTTGGAGAAGTGCACCGGATACAATGGTTGGATTTGTGCCTCGAGTTCATTGGATTGATCAG aaaGGTAGTGCCGATCGCTATGTCTATGGTGGATGGTGGTCCGTATGGTGGACGGGTACGTACAGTATGGTGCTCTCAAAGGCTGCATTTTTTCACAAGAAATATCTGGATATATATACAAACCAGATGCCGGCATCAATCAGAGAATATGTTACGAGAAACAG GAACTGTGAAGACATTGCAATGTCATTCCTTGTAGCGAATGTTACTGGTGCTCCTCCTATTTGGGTTAAAG GAAAGATATTTGAGATTGGTTCCACAGGAATTAGTAGTTTGGGAGGTCACAGTGAGAAGAGAACTGTGTGTGTCAACAGGTTTGCAGCAGAATACAGGCGAATGCCTTTAGTATCGACTACTGTGAAGGCTGTTGACAGCAGGGATATCTGGTTCTGGTGA
- the LOC115743669 gene encoding probable aquaporin PIP1-4, which produces MEGREEDVRVGANKFGERQPIGTAAQTQDGKDYREPLPAPLFEPSELTSWSFYRAGIAEFVATFLFLYITLLTVMGVVRSPTKCASVGIQGIAWAFGGMIFALVYCTAGISGGHINPAVTFGLLLARKLSLTRAVFYMVMQCLGAICGAGVVKAFQKTQYELHNGGANMVSAGYSKGDGLGAEIVGTFVLVYTVFSATDAKRSARDSHVPILAPLPIGFAVFLVHLATIPITGTGINPARSLGAAIIYNKDLGWDDHWIFWVGPFIGAALAALYHQVVIRAIPFKAS; this is translated from the exons atggagggaAGAGAAGAGGACGTGAGGGTAGGAGCCAACAAGTTCGGGGAGAGGCAGCCGATCGGGACTGCGGCACAGACCCAGGATGGGAAGGACTACAGGGAGCCGCTGCCCGCGCCGCTGTTCGAGCCCAGTGAGCTCACTTCCTGGTCGTTCTACAGGGCTGGGATCGCGGAGTTCGTGGCCACATTCCTGTTTCTGTACATCACGCTGTTGACGGTGATGGGGGTGGTCAGGTCGCCCACCAAGTGCGCGTCCGTGGGGATTCAGGGGATCGCCTGGGCCTTCGGCGGCATGATCTTCGCGCTCGTCTACTGCACCGCCGGCATTTCGG GAGGCCACATAAACCCCGCGGTGACCTTCGGGCTGCTGCTGGCGAGGAAGCTGTCGTTGACGAGAGCGGTCTTCTACATGGTGATGCAGTGTCTCGGAGCTATTTGCGGCGCCGGCGTGGTCAAGGCATTCCAAAAGACCCAGTACGAGTTGCACAACGGCGGCGCCAATATGGTCAGTGCCGGCTACTCCAAGGGCGATGGCCTCGGTGCCGAGATCGTCGGCACCTTCGTCCTCGTCTACACCGTCTTCTCCGCTACCGACGCCAAGCGAAGTGCCCGAGACTCCCACGTTCCT ATTTTGGCACCCCTGCCTATCGGGTTCGCGGTGTTCTTGGTGCACTTGGCCACCATCCCCATAACGGGAACCGGCATCAACCCTGCTCGGAGCCTCGGTGCTGCGATCATCTACAACAAAGACCTTGGCTGGGATGACCAC TGGATATTCTGGGTCGGACCATTCATCGGAGCGGCGCTGGCGGCTCTGTACCACCAGGTGGTGATAAGGGCCATCCCCTTCAAAGCCAGCTGA
- the LOC115743673 gene encoding WUSCHEL-related homeobox 5-like, translated as MEEGMSGFYIKAAGVRGNHGGGNGGGGGTKCGRWNPTAEQVKVLTDLFRSGLRTPSTDQIQKISTQLSFYGKIESKNVFYWFQNHKARERQKRRKVSVDDQTKEAIRSEEKISSAKHFIPHHVVESERVMETLQLFPLKSFDELAEPEKLRLHATECRDFAHGFGVTMDHPTLDLRLSFL; from the exons ATGGAAGAAGGAATGTCAGGGTTTTACATCAAAGCCGCCGGTGTCCGCGGCAATCATGGCGGTGGCAACGGTGGCGGTGGGGGTACAAAGTGCGGGCGGTGGAACCCGACCGCCGAGCAGGTTAAAGTTCTGACCGACCTGTTCAGGTCCGGGCTTCGGACTCCGAGCACTGACCAGATTCAGAAGATCTCCACTCAGCTGAGTTTTTATGGCAAGATCGAGAGCAAGAACGTCTTTTATTGGTTTCAGAACCACAAAGCCAGGGAAAGGCAAAAGCGTCGGAAAGTGTCGGTTGACGATCAAACAAAGGAGGCCATCCGCAGCGAGGAGAAGATTTCTTCAGCCAAAC ATTTCATTCCACATCATGTGGTGGAGTCGGAGAGGGTGATGGAAACTCTCCAGCTTTTCCCTCTCAAGTCCTTCGACGAGTTGGCGGAACCGGAGAAGCTCAGGTTGCATGCAACTGAGTGCCGAGACTTCGCACACGGTTTCGGGGTGACGATGGATCATCCGACACTAGATCTCAGATTAAGCTTCCTCTAG
- the LOC115743668 gene encoding 26S proteasome non-ATPase regulatory subunit 7 homolog A, which translates to MDVIKTQQISARPIEKVIVHPLVLLSIVDNYNRVAKDTRRRVVGVLLGSTFKGTVDVTNSYAVPFEEDEKDPSIWFLDHNYHESMFSMFKRINAKEHVVGWYSTGPKLRENDLNIHTLFDDYVLNPVLVIIDVQPKELGIPTKAYYAVEEVKENATQKSQKVFVHVPSEIAAHEVEEIGVEHLLRDVKDTTISTLATEVTGKLTALKGLDARLKEIRSYLDLVIDGKLPLNHEILYHLQDVFNLLPNLNVNELIKAFAVKTNDMMLVIYLSSLIRSVIALHNLINNKILNKEHEKAEDSKPVAVPAAAGS; encoded by the exons ATGGACGTGATAAAGACGCAGCAGATATCAGCAAGGCCGATAGAGAAGGTGATAGTCCATCCTCTGGTCCTTCTCAGCATCGTCGACAATTACAATAGAGTCGCCAAGGACACTCGCAGGCGCGTCGTCGGGGTCTTGCTCGGTAGCACCTTCAAAGGCACCGTCGATGTCACCAACAGCTATGCAG TACCTTTTGAGGAAGATGAGAAGGATCCGAGCATCTGGTTTCTTGATCACAACTACCATGAATCAATGTTCTCCATGTTCAAGAGAATAAATG CGAAGGAGCATGTTGTTGGATGGTATAGCACTGGTCCCAAGTTGCGAGAAAATGACCTTAATATCCACACATTGTTTGATGA TTATGTCCTGAACCCTGTGCTGGTTATAATTGATGTTCAACCCAAGGAACTTGGAATACCAACAAAGGCATACTATGCTGTTGAAGAAGTCAAAGAG aATGCAACTCAGAAGAGCCAGAAAGTATTCGTGCACGTTCCTTCAGAAATTGCTGCCCATGAGGTTGAGGAAATAG GTGTGGAGCACTTGCTACGTGATGTAAAGGATACAACCATTAGCACCCTTGCCACAGAG GTCACTGGAAAGCTCACAGCCTTGAAGGGATTGGATGCTCGACTTAAGGAGATAAGAAGTTATCTTGACCTCGTCATTGATGGAAAGCTCCCATTAAATCACGAGATCCTGTATCATCTTCAG GATGTCTTTAACCTCCTTCCGAACCTGAATGTCAATGAGTTGATAAAGGCTTTTGCAG TTAAAACGAATGATATGATGCTAGTTATATATCTCTCTTCCCTCATCCGAAGTGTGATCGCTCTCCATAATTTGATCAACAATAAG ATTCTCAACAAAGAACACGAAAAGGCTGAAGACTCAAAACCTGTCGCCGTACCTGCTGCAGCTGGAAGCTAG
- the LOC115743665 gene encoding peroxisomal nicotinamide adenine dinucleotide carrier → MSDALINGLAGAGGGIIAQLITYPLQTVNARQQTERDLKKERRKLGTVEQMYQVVKQEGWERLYGGLMPSLVGTAASQGVYYYFYQIFRKKAEVAALERRKNGMGDGTVGMFSSLVVAALSGCINVLLTNPIWVVVTRMQTHTKISKKSELDTVAPDDAILAAVEPPPYGTGHVIQEVYDEAGFWGFWKGVFPTLIMVSNPSLQFMLYENMLKKLNKRRALKGKSVPTALEIFLLGALAKLGATVVTYPLLVVKARLQAKQATTGDKRHHYRGTSDAILKMIRYEGLYGFYKGMSTKIVQSVLAAAVLFMVKEELVRGARFLLAGDGVDALRSKPP, encoded by the exons ATGTCGGACGCTCTGATCAACGGCCTCGCGGGAGCTGGCGGGGGCATCATCGCTCAGCTCATCACCTACCCTCTTCAGACT GTGAACGCGCGTCAACAGACGGAGCGCGATCtgaagaaagagaggaggaaactTGGGACCGTCGAGCAAATGTATCAG GTGGTCAAGCAAGAGGGATGGGAACGGTTGTATGGAGGCTTAATGCCGTCGCTCGTAGGCACGGCTGCATCTCAG GGTGTTTACTATTATTTCTATCAAATATTCAGGAAGAAAGCAGAAGTTGCTGCACTTGAACGAAGGAAGAATGGGATGGGTGATGGAACAGTTGGAATGTTCTCATCACTCGTGGTGGCAGCTTTATCTGG GTGCATAAATGTCCTGCTAACAAACCCAATATGGGTAGTTGTGACCCGAATGCAG ACtcacacaaaaatctcaaagaaGTCTGAATTGGATACGGTTGCTCCAGATGATGCAATTCTTGCTGCTGTAGAGCCTCCTCCTTATGGAACTGGCCATGTG ATTCAAGAAGTGTACGATGAAGCTGGATTCTGGGGTTTCTGGAAAGGTGTATTCCCTACATTGATAATG GTAAGTAATCCTTCCCTTCAGTTCATGCTGTATGAAAATATGTTAAAGAAGTTAAACAAGAGACGCGCGCTGAAGGGCAAGAGTGTTCCAACTGCTCTGGAG ATCTTCCTCCTAGGAGCCTTGGCTAAACTTGGTGCCACTGTTGTGACATATCCTCTTCTAGTTGTCAAG GCGAGGCTTCAAGCTAAACAGGCTACTACTGGAGATAAAAGACATCATTATAGAG GCACATCAGATGCCATCTTGAAGATGATACGCTATGAAGGCCTCTATGGGTTTTACAAAGGAATGAGTACAAAAATTGTTCAGAGCGTGCTTGCTGCAGCTGTGTTGTTCATGGTCAAGGAAGAACTTGTGAGAGGTGCTCGGTTCCTGCTAGCTGGAGATGGTGTTGATGCCTTGAGGTCGAAACCTCCATGA
- the LOC115743672 gene encoding signal peptidase complex subunit 2: protein MPETKAESPSKNAKKANLLDQHSIKHILDESVSEIVKSRGYVEDVRMSNVRLLIGTVIIVIALFAQFYKKKFPENRDFLIACIVLYIVFNGMLQLLIYTKEKNAIMFTYPPVGSFNSTGLMVSSKLPRFSDLYTLTIASADTKSISANKPVELTKSVTQWFTKDGILVEGLFWKDVEALINEYNKEPKKSK, encoded by the exons ATGCCGGAAACCAAAGCGGAAAGCCCGAGCAAGAACGCGAAGAAGGCGAATCTCTTGGATCAGCACTCCATCAAACACATTCTCGATGAGTCCGTCTCCGAG ATCGTCAAGAGCCGGGGGTACGTGGAAGATGTGCGGATGAGCAACGTGAGGCTGTTGATCGGGACGGTCATCATCGTCATCGCTCTCTTCGCTCAGTTCTACAAGAAGAAGTTCCCCGAGAACAGGGACTTCTTGATCGCCTGCATCGTatt GTATATTGTTTTCAATGGTATGTTGCAGCTGCTCATATATACCAAGGAGAAGAATGCCATTATGTTTACCTATCCACCTGTG GGCTCCTTTAACAGCACTGGACTGATGGTGTCTTCAAAATTACCAAGATTCTCCGACTTGTACACACTTACCATAGCGAGTGCAGACACGAAGTCAATTTCAGCAAACAAGCCAGTGGAATTAACTAAGAGCGTCACTCagtg GTTCACCAAGGACGGGATTCTGGTGGAGGGTCTCTTCTGGAAAGATGTTGAAGCACTAATAAACGAGTACAACAAAGAGCCAAAGAAGAGCAAATGA